One Candidatus Hydrogenedentota bacterium DNA segment encodes these proteins:
- a CDS encoding HD domain-containing protein yields the protein MNLDDVRLSLWDLVSPISRTVDMMAPALAEHHMRVAYLAMRIGEELGFPQQTIHELVIAGALHDIGAFSVKNRLDLLAFEDHYTHPHCKAGYLLLNGFKPFADIGPIILHHHLPWNHGQGLSHQDKAVPETAHILHLADRVAVMLRRDVFPLSQVQEICEAVAQAEGKVFAPKHVGALMRFSEKDYIWLEAASKFVEAILRKRVGQHIQIVQMGELLGLARLICNIIDFKSEFTATHSSGVAATAVSLARRIGFSDQECAKIEIAAYLHDLGKLAIPSEILEKPGKLTPEEWHIMRSHVYYTYHILESIEPFGDITPWAALHQERLDGSGYPFKYTAADLPLGARVMAIADVFTSITENRPYHAGRDKDEAVRILRDMADHDKLDAPLVEMLLRHFEEINTLRIAAQTKALKEYQDFQAALAA from the coding sequence ATGAATCTCGATGATGTTCGTCTCAGCCTTTGGGATCTTGTCTCGCCGATCTCGCGCACGGTTGACATGATGGCGCCGGCATTGGCGGAACATCACATGCGGGTGGCCTATTTGGCCATGCGGATTGGCGAGGAACTGGGCTTTCCACAGCAAACGATCCACGAACTGGTGATTGCCGGCGCGCTGCACGATATCGGCGCATTCTCGGTAAAAAACCGGCTCGACCTGTTGGCCTTCGAGGATCATTACACGCACCCCCATTGCAAGGCCGGTTATTTGCTCCTGAACGGCTTCAAGCCCTTCGCGGACATCGGACCCATCATTCTGCATCACCATTTGCCGTGGAACCACGGGCAAGGCCTTTCGCATCAGGACAAGGCCGTGCCGGAAACCGCGCATATCCTGCATCTGGCCGACCGCGTGGCGGTCATGTTGCGCCGCGACGTGTTTCCCCTGTCCCAGGTGCAGGAGATCTGCGAGGCGGTCGCCCAGGCCGAGGGAAAAGTGTTTGCGCCCAAGCATGTCGGCGCCCTGATGCGGTTTTCGGAAAAGGATTATATCTGGCTCGAAGCCGCAAGCAAATTCGTCGAGGCCATCCTACGGAAACGGGTGGGACAGCACATTCAAATTGTGCAGATGGGTGAACTGCTCGGTCTGGCGCGGCTCATCTGCAATATCATTGATTTCAAGAGCGAGTTCACGGCCACGCATTCGAGCGGCGTCGCGGCGACGGCGGTGTCGCTGGCCCGCCGGATCGGTTTTTCGGATCAGGAGTGCGCGAAAATCGAAATCGCGGCCTATTTGCACGACTTGGGCAAATTAGCCATCCCCTCGGAAATCCTGGAAAAACCCGGCAAATTGACGCCCGAGGAGTGGCATATCATGCGAAGCCACGTGTATTACACCTATCACATTCTCGAATCCATCGAGCCGTTCGGCGACATTACCCCATGGGCGGCGCTGCACCAGGAACGGCTTGACGGCAGCGGCTATCCCTTCAAGTACACGGCGGCGGATTTGCCGCTCGGCGCGCGGGTCATGGCCATTGCCGACGTGTTCACGAGCATCACTGAAAACCGGCCCTATCATGCCGGACGCGACAAGGACGAGGCGGTCCGCATCTTGCGCGACATGGCCGATCACGACAAACTCGACGCCCCTCTCGTCGAAATGCTCCTGCGCCATTTCGAGGAAATCAACACCCTTCGCATCGCCGCGCAGACCAAAGCCCTCAAGGAGTACCAAGATTTTCAAGCCGCCCTCGCGGCATAG
- a CDS encoding YkgJ family cysteine cluster protein — translation MGKYFVRFKCHHCGHCCRDVICLPTPWDVIRLVRETGANPYEFIEFVGPEDISEVPKSDPTWLRCNGKRHMMALRRNKHGCYFLHEKTRHCTVYEARPLLCRLYPKKLHESRQGEFKAFSLHRNVGCPRHRDGIIHTDPLYELYLSDRDHQEDYMDLVQVFNRDKSPDKRPADFLALFIAGIARPNDSTDSE, via the coding sequence ATGGGAAAATATTTCGTTCGGTTCAAATGCCATCATTGCGGCCACTGTTGCCGCGATGTGATCTGTCTGCCGACCCCGTGGGATGTGATTCGTCTCGTGCGCGAGACGGGCGCGAACCCGTACGAATTCATCGAGTTTGTAGGACCGGAAGACATCTCTGAAGTGCCGAAATCAGATCCGACATGGCTGCGCTGCAACGGCAAGCGCCACATGATGGCGCTTCGGCGCAACAAACACGGCTGCTATTTCCTGCACGAGAAAACCCGGCATTGCACGGTCTATGAAGCACGCCCTCTTCTCTGCCGGTTATATCCGAAGAAATTACACGAATCGCGGCAGGGCGAGTTCAAGGCCTTTTCGCTGCACAGAAACGTGGGGTGTCCGCGCCACCGCGACGGCATCATCCACACAGATCCCCTCTATGAACTCTACCTCAGCGATCGGGACCACCAGGAGGATTACATGGATCTGGTCCAAGTCTTCAATCGCGACAAGTCCCCGGACAAACGCCCCGCCGATTTTCTGGCCCTGTTCATCGCCGGCATCGCACGGCCAAACGACTCCACCGATTCCGAATAA
- a CDS encoding pentapeptide repeat-containing protein, with protein sequence MADPECLRVLRQGPHAWNAWRGPSGYTRVDLSEANLDRMILCGVNLEGANLLMARLAGANLRGAILKGADLRKTILTGADLTDAVLSRANLEYADFRDVVVTGAKLDEADFREARLGGVSFAGTDLRAANLNGAMTTSTSFRGADLRHAELRRATLIRSGFQGADLRGAILVGAKLEGADLTGANLEGANLIDADLSGAILDLAGMQGLDLRQTLLRKARFNKADLRGARMEKQALAGCHFDEANLAGAHLHGADLTEANLANSNLKEADLSGARMPRAQLGHALMTGANLEGADLPAADLTHAKIKRANLTKANLVAAMLQDSFGWESACVREANLTGAIRPPAELRALAKKQGAILEGPATILRQGVGVWNAWRREHPGLPLNFQGCDLSWADLLNADLHDIDMTGCNLAGVNLHGANLEGANLQRANLREAKLYGARIANLDLRDASLEKCDLRGADLRTVRLRGAYLCGANLMKAVLTGLDLTRVDFQGADLTEADLRGATLEGAHFRSADLARANLAGLNLDVLDFTEADLSGADLTNASLQRANLTDALLTCANLKGANLDDAVLKGADCEGAALPVRHRLSRWIAGNRR encoded by the coding sequence ATGGCCGATCCGGAATGCCTGAGAGTGTTGCGGCAGGGTCCTCACGCGTGGAATGCGTGGCGGGGACCCAGCGGATATACCCGTGTGGATCTGTCCGAGGCGAATCTTGATCGGATGATTCTGTGCGGTGTCAATCTCGAAGGGGCGAATCTCTTGATGGCGCGATTGGCGGGCGCCAACCTCCGCGGCGCCATTCTCAAAGGGGCGGATCTGCGCAAGACGATCCTGACCGGGGCCGATCTGACCGATGCGGTCCTTTCGCGGGCAAATTTGGAATATGCCGATTTTCGGGATGTCGTCGTCACCGGCGCAAAACTCGACGAGGCCGATTTCCGCGAGGCACGGCTCGGCGGCGTATCGTTTGCCGGAACGGATCTTCGCGCGGCGAATCTCAACGGGGCGATGACGACGAGCACCAGTTTCCGGGGCGCGGATTTACGCCACGCCGAACTACGGCGGGCCACGCTCATTCGATCCGGTTTTCAGGGCGCGGACCTGCGCGGGGCCATTCTGGTGGGCGCAAAACTGGAAGGCGCGGACCTGACGGGCGCAAACCTTGAAGGGGCAAACCTTATTGATGCTGATCTTTCGGGCGCCATACTCGATCTGGCCGGAATGCAGGGCTTGGACCTGCGCCAGACCCTTCTGCGAAAAGCCCGCTTCAACAAGGCCGACCTGCGCGGCGCACGGATGGAAAAACAGGCGCTTGCGGGATGCCATTTCGATGAAGCCAACCTGGCCGGCGCGCATCTGCACGGCGCGGATCTGACGGAGGCGAACCTGGCCAACAGCAATCTGAAAGAGGCCGATTTAAGCGGGGCGCGGATGCCCCGCGCCCAATTGGGCCATGCGCTGATGACCGGCGCGAATCTGGAAGGCGCGGACTTGCCCGCCGCGGACCTGACCCACGCCAAAATCAAGCGGGCCAACCTGACGAAAGCAAACCTGGTGGCGGCCATGCTGCAAGACTCCTTCGGATGGGAATCCGCCTGCGTGCGGGAAGCCAATCTTACCGGCGCCATCCGGCCACCCGCCGAATTGCGGGCATTGGCCAAAAAACAAGGGGCTATTCTGGAAGGCCCGGCAACCATTCTTCGGCAGGGCGTGGGTGTCTGGAACGCGTGGCGGCGGGAGCATCCCGGTCTGCCGCTGAATTTCCAGGGATGCGACTTGTCATGGGCCGATTTACTGAACGCGGATCTTCACGATATTGACATGACCGGATGCAATCTCGCGGGCGTCAACCTGCATGGCGCCAATCTGGAAGGCGCAAACCTTCAGCGGGCCAATCTGCGCGAAGCGAAACTGTACGGCGCCCGTATTGCAAACCTCGACCTTCGGGATGCCAGCCTTGAAAAATGCGATTTGCGCGGGGCCGATTTGCGAACCGTCCGGCTGCGTGGGGCATATCTGTGCGGCGCCAATCTGATGAAGGCCGTGCTGACGGGTTTGGATCTTACGCGGGTTGATTTTCAAGGCGCTGATCTCACCGAGGCGGACTTGCGCGGCGCGACGCTGGAAGGCGCCCATTTCCGCTCGGCGGATCTGGCCCGCGCCAATCTCGCCGGGCTGAATCTGGATGTATTGGATTTCACGGAAGCCGATCTCTCCGGCGCCGATCTCACGAATGCCAGCCTGCAGCGGGCCAACCTTACCGACGCCTTGCTGACATGCGCCAATCTCAAGGGAGCAAACCTCGACGACGCAGTGCTGAAAGGCGCCGATTGCGAGGGCGCCGCGCTGCCTGTGCGCCATCGTCTTTCCCGATGGATCGCTGGAAACAGGCGTTAG
- the aroA gene encoding 3-phosphoshikimate 1-carboxyvinyltransferase yields the protein MDWICEAATLRGSVEIPGSKSHTIRAVAIASLAEGESVIRQPLDSQDARSAVAAYRALGAAIETGADAWHVKGFAGKPRVPDDVIDVGNSGTTLNIVMGTCALIEEGAAVLTGDAQIRRRPSGPLAASLNDLGASVRSTRNNGCPPFVVAGPWRGGDTAIEAVSSQYLTSLLLNAPLAQGETRIDVALLHEKPYVEMTLDWLRHEGIVWHANGFAAFTVPGGQRYRAFDRRIPGDFSSATFFLAAGALPGNDVSCAGLDMNDTQGDRAVVEYLRRMGADIETGSETIRVRGNTLKGCDLDLNATPDALPMMAVMGCFAEGETRLLNVPQARIKETDRIAVMGRELAKMGAHIEELPDGLIVHGGALRGAEVQGHGDHRVIMALAVAASRATGVTRIHGADAVAVTFPAFAASLSAIGGIVEFQT from the coding sequence ATGGACTGGATTTGCGAAGCGGCAACCTTGCGGGGATCGGTGGAGATCCCCGGATCGAAATCGCACACGATCCGCGCGGTGGCGATTGCCTCGCTGGCGGAGGGTGAGAGTGTGATTCGGCAGCCGCTCGACTCGCAGGATGCGCGTTCGGCCGTTGCGGCTTATCGGGCGTTGGGCGCGGCCATCGAAACGGGCGCGGACGCGTGGCATGTCAAGGGCTTTGCCGGAAAACCGCGGGTTCCGGACGATGTGATTGATGTCGGAAATTCCGGCACTACGCTCAATATCGTGATGGGAACCTGCGCGTTGATTGAAGAAGGCGCCGCGGTGCTGACCGGTGATGCACAAATCCGGCGACGGCCTTCCGGGCCTCTCGCGGCTTCCCTGAACGATCTGGGCGCTTCCGTTCGTTCGACGAGGAACAACGGCTGCCCGCCATTTGTGGTGGCGGGGCCTTGGCGCGGGGGCGATACGGCCATCGAGGCCGTCAGCAGCCAGTATCTTACGAGCCTTCTGTTGAATGCGCCGTTGGCACAAGGCGAAACGCGCATTGATGTGGCGCTCTTGCATGAGAAACCGTATGTGGAAATGACGCTTGATTGGCTTCGCCATGAGGGTATCGTTTGGCATGCGAACGGGTTTGCGGCATTTACCGTGCCGGGCGGCCAGCGCTATCGCGCATTCGACCGGAGGATACCGGGCGATTTTTCGTCGGCGACGTTCTTCTTGGCTGCGGGCGCGTTGCCCGGCAACGATGTCTCCTGCGCCGGGCTTGACATGAACGATACCCAGGGCGACAGGGCGGTCGTCGAATATCTCCGGCGCATGGGCGCCGACATCGAAACCGGTTCGGAGACGATTCGAGTCCGGGGCAACACGTTGAAGGGCTGCGATCTGGATCTGAATGCGACGCCGGATGCGTTGCCGATGATGGCCGTCATGGGTTGTTTCGCCGAGGGCGAGACGCGCCTGCTCAATGTTCCGCAGGCGCGCATCAAGGAAACGGACCGCATTGCCGTAATGGGACGCGAGTTGGCCAAAATGGGCGCGCATATCGAGGAATTGCCGGACGGCTTGATCGTTCATGGCGGCGCGTTGCGCGGGGCCGAAGTGCAGGGACATGGCGATCACCGCGTTATCATGGCGCTGGCCGTCGCGGCCAGCCGCGCGACGGGTGTGACGCGCATTCATGGCGCGGATGCGGTGGCCGTGACTTTTCCGGCCTTCGCCGCATCGCTGTCGGCCATCGGTGGAATTGTGGAATTCCAGACATGA
- the aroC gene encoding chorismate synthase, whose protein sequence is MSRSANTFGEIIRLTTFGESHGPAIGAVLDGIRPGIEISEETIQRELDRRRPGQSKVVTYRKESDTVHILSGVFEGKTTGAPIAMIIYNQDQRSENYDDLKDVFRPGHADFTFYRKYGLRDHRGGGRSSGRETACRVAGGAVAKELLARRGVRIVAHTVELAGIRAQTCDYDAIEGNPVRCADPEAAKAMEEAVLAARKDCDSVGGIVQLEILGVPPGLGDPVFGKLDARLTSAIMTMGAVKGVEVGLGFALARMHGSESNDPMAGGTFVSNHCGGILGGISTGEPIVMRVAVKPTSSIAKPQRTLNISGEDCTIKVKGRHDPCIVPRAVPVIESMAALAILDLWEVQARLRPEWGRQWESDSVA, encoded by the coding sequence CTGAGCCGATCCGCGAACACCTTCGGTGAAATTATCCGCCTGACGACTTTTGGCGAAAGCCATGGACCGGCGATTGGCGCCGTGCTCGACGGCATTCGACCCGGCATCGAGATTTCAGAGGAAACGATTCAGCGCGAACTCGACCGGCGGCGGCCGGGGCAAAGCAAGGTCGTTACCTACCGGAAGGAATCCGACACGGTTCATATCCTGTCGGGTGTGTTCGAGGGTAAAACCACCGGCGCGCCGATCGCCATGATCATTTACAACCAGGATCAGCGTTCCGAAAATTACGATGATCTCAAGGACGTGTTCCGGCCCGGCCACGCGGACTTTACGTTCTACCGCAAGTACGGCCTCCGGGACCATCGGGGCGGCGGACGTTCATCCGGGCGCGAAACGGCGTGCCGAGTGGCCGGCGGGGCCGTCGCCAAGGAACTTTTGGCAAGGCGCGGCGTTCGTATCGTGGCGCATACCGTGGAATTGGCCGGCATCCGCGCGCAAACGTGCGACTATGATGCCATCGAGGGCAATCCGGTGCGTTGCGCCGATCCCGAGGCGGCCAAGGCGATGGAAGAAGCCGTTTTGGCCGCGCGCAAGGACTGCGATTCGGTCGGCGGCATCGTGCAGTTGGAAATCCTTGGCGTGCCGCCGGGACTGGGCGATCCCGTCTTCGGCAAACTCGATGCGCGCCTCACAAGCGCCATCATGACCATGGGCGCGGTGAAAGGCGTCGAAGTCGGCCTGGGTTTTGCCCTGGCGCGGATGCACGGCAGCGAGTCGAACGATCCCATGGCCGGCGGAACTTTTGTCAGTAACCATTGCGGCGGTATTTTGGGCGGCATTTCGACCGGCGAGCCCATCGTGATGCGCGTGGCGGTCAAGCCGACCTCCTCGATAGCCAAGCCGCAGCGCACGTTAAACATTTCAGGCGAGGACTGTACGATCAAGGTGAAAGGACGCCACGATCCGTGTATAGTTCCGCGTGCGGTGCCCGTTATAGAAAGCATGGCCGCGCTGGCCATTCTGGATTTATGGGAAGTTCAGGCGCGGCTGCGGCCCGAATGGGGGCGCCAATGGGAATCGGACAGCGTTGCCTGA
- a CDS encoding chorismate synthase, with product MFGCTYGTLFQTTVAGGSYQEGLTVHLQGVPPGLLITEAEIYEALLTRKPGQSELASPRREPDVPVIYSGVNAADTMPGFSNKGCTNGTPMVILIPNLDRHFEHIEQYQVTNRTPRPGHASYASFIKYGEWDDAIGAGFFSGRYTSTIVAAGAVARRILKQHGIEVFAYVKEAAGVRAADVPHEAARAKVDTFRAVRKAYDPIYDWVYTSGRITPDMRFLHKMSVLAELERDLITIQSAAKPMDAQAIRREHGIHPTMNCPDTDAAFEMEKRILAIRDEGDSSGGLVEVVATGVPAGMGEPVFRKLDGELGRMMSIGTIKAVEVGAGYAVKDMRGSECNDAIRAKDGNVYFESNNAGGITGGLATGQPIVVRLAVKPTPTIAKDQKTIDKVSRENAVLSAVTRRDPTIVARVWPVAEAFTAMILLDHYMQHRAYRALWAK from the coding sequence ATGTTTGGATGCACGTACGGCACATTGTTTCAGACCACCGTGGCAGGCGGCAGTTACCAGGAAGGGCTGACAGTTCACTTGCAGGGCGTGCCGCCCGGCTTGCTCATCACCGAAGCGGAAATCTATGAAGCCCTGCTGACGCGCAAGCCCGGACAAAGCGAACTGGCCTCGCCCCGGCGCGAACCCGACGTCCCGGTGATCTACAGCGGCGTGAACGCAGCGGACACAATGCCGGGTTTCAGCAACAAAGGCTGCACCAACGGCACGCCGATGGTGATCCTCATTCCGAACCTCGACCGGCATTTCGAGCACATCGAACAATACCAGGTCACCAATCGCACACCAAGACCCGGCCACGCATCGTATGCCTCCTTCATCAAGTACGGCGAATGGGACGACGCCATCGGCGCGGGGTTCTTCAGCGGACGATACACCTCGACCATCGTGGCGGCGGGGGCGGTTGCGCGGCGAATCCTCAAACAACACGGCATCGAGGTGTTCGCGTATGTCAAAGAGGCCGCGGGCGTGCGCGCCGCCGACGTGCCGCATGAGGCGGCGCGCGCGAAGGTGGACACGTTCCGCGCGGTTCGCAAAGCCTATGATCCGATTTACGATTGGGTGTACACATCAGGCCGGATCACGCCCGATATGCGTTTCCTGCATAAGATGTCCGTGCTGGCGGAACTCGAACGCGACTTGATCACCATTCAAAGCGCGGCCAAGCCCATGGACGCCCAAGCCATTCGCAGGGAACACGGCATTCATCCGACGATGAACTGTCCCGACACGGATGCGGCATTCGAAATGGAAAAGCGGATACTCGCCATTCGCGACGAGGGCGATTCAAGCGGCGGGCTGGTCGAGGTGGTTGCGACAGGCGTGCCGGCGGGCATGGGCGAGCCGGTGTTTCGCAAACTCGACGGCGAACTGGGCCGCATGATGAGCATCGGCACCATCAAGGCCGTCGAGGTCGGCGCGGGGTATGCCGTGAAGGACATGCGCGGTTCGGAATGCAACGACGCCATCCGCGCCAAGGACGGCAACGTCTACTTCGAATCGAACAACGCCGGCGGCATTACGGGCGGTCTGGCGACGGGACAGCCCATCGTGGTCCGGCTGGCCGTAAAGCCGACCCCGACCATCGCCAAGGATCAGAAAACGATCGACAAGGTTTCCCGTGAAAATGCCGTCCTGAGCGCCGTCACGCGCCGCGATCCGACGATTGTCGCGCGCGTGTGGCCGGTGGCGGAGGCGTTTACCGCGATGATCCTCCTCGACCATTACATGCAGCACCGGGCCTACCGGGCGTTGTGGGCAAAATAA
- a CDS encoding LemA family protein yields MGHIGMVLAFLAAAPLLWLLAMYNRFIRLNNHCIEAWSNIDAELKRRYELIPNLVRTVQGYARHERGVLEEVTRLRQFCVAETGAPSRQAFLENQLVGAMRRLLARVENYPDLKASAPFLALQNELANTEDRIGAARRFYNGNVRELNNALESLPASIVARAFGFSTREFFELEDIGLRNAPQFKL; encoded by the coding sequence ATGGGACATATCGGCATGGTGTTGGCCTTCCTTGCGGCGGCGCCGCTTTTGTGGCTACTGGCGATGTACAACCGTTTCATTCGGCTGAACAATCATTGCATCGAGGCATGGTCGAACATTGACGCCGAACTGAAACGCCGGTACGAGTTGATCCCGAATCTGGTTCGGACGGTTCAGGGATACGCAAGGCATGAACGGGGCGTTCTGGAAGAGGTAACGCGCCTGCGCCAGTTTTGCGTCGCGGAAACGGGCGCGCCATCCAGGCAGGCGTTTCTCGAAAACCAACTGGTGGGCGCGATGCGCCGGCTGCTGGCGCGCGTGGAAAACTACCCGGACTTGAAGGCGAGCGCCCCTTTTCTTGCGCTGCAGAACGAACTGGCAAACACCGAGGATCGCATCGGCGCCGCGCGGCGTTTCTACAACGGCAACGTCCGGGAACTGAACAACGCGCTGGAGAGTCTTCCCGCCTCCATCGTGGCCCGCGCATTCGGATTCAGCACACGGGAGTTTTTCGAGTTGGAAGATATCGGCCTCCGCAATGCCCCGCAATTCAAACTTTGA